One genomic window of Camelina sativa cultivar DH55 chromosome 5, Cs, whole genome shotgun sequence includes the following:
- the LOC104787461 gene encoding alkane hydroxylase MAH1, translating to MAMLGLVEVFVAFLLFHVFLSTCFFFLHQKSQGHPILKNWPFLGMLPGMLPQIARIYDWTVEVLEATNLTFCFKGPWLSGMDMLFTADPRNINYILSSNFGNYPKGPEFKKIFDALGDGILSVDLELWEDLRKSNHAIFHNQDFLKLSVSSNTSKLKDVLVPFLNNAAKENIIIDLQDVFQRFMFDTSSILMTGYDPKSLSIEMPELEFGEAAELGEEAIYYRHFKPVIFWRLQNWFGIGLERKMRTAVATINRMFAKIISSKRREEMSRGNKKPSMDALTYYMNADTTKYKLLKPNNDKFIRDVIFSLLLAGRDTTSSALTWFFWLLSKHPQVMAKIRHEINTKFDPADLEKLVYLHAALSEAMRLFPPLPFNHKSPAKPDVLPSGHKVEADSKIVICIYALGRMRSVWGEDASDFKPERWISDNGVLRQEPSYKFMVFNAGPRFCLGKHLALLQMKIVALEIIQNYDFKVIEGHKIEPVPSIVLRMEHGLKVTVSKKI from the coding sequence ATGGCCATGCTAGGTTTAGTTGAAGTCTTtgtagcattccttcttttccATGTATTCCTTTctacttgtttcttcttcctccaccagAAATCTCAGGGTCATCCTATTCTTAAGAACTGGCCGTTCCTTGGGATGCTTCCAGGAATGCTCCCCCAAATCGCTCGTATCTACGATTGGACCGTTGAGGTGCTTGAGGCCACAAATCTAACTTTTTGTTTCAAAGGGCCATGGCTTAGTGGAATGGATATGTTATTCACCGCTGATCCAAGGAATATCAATTACATACTAAGCTCAAACTTTGGGAATTACCCTAAAGGACCTGAGTTCAAGAAAATCTTTGATGCTCTGGGAGATGGAATCTTATCCGTTGATCTGGAGTTGTGGGAAGATCTGAGGAAGTCAAATCACGCCATATTTCACAATCAAGACTTCCTGAAACTCTCAGTAAGTAGCAATACAAGTAAGTTGAAGGATGTTCTTGTTCCTTTCCTTAATAATGCAGCTAAGGAAAACATTATCATAGACTTGCAAGATGTGTTCCAGAGATTCATGTTTGATACTtcttcgattttgatgactggtTATGATCCAAAGTCACTATCCATCGAAATGCCAGAACTTGAGTTCGGTGAAGCTGCGGAACTCGGTGAAGAAGCTATTTATTATAGACATTTCAAGCCGGTGATCTTCTGGAGGCTTCAAAACTGGTTTGGTATTGGACTTGAGAGGAAGATGAGAACTGCTGTGGCCACTATCAATCGTATGTTTGCGAAGATCATATCttcaaaaagaagagaggagatgaGTCGTGGGAACAAAAAGCCATCAATGGACGCGTTGACGTATTATATGAATGCGGACACGACTAAGTATAAGCTCTTGAAACCAAATAATGATAAGTTTATAAGAGACGTTATATTTAGTCTATTGTTAGCAGGAAGGGACACCACAAGCTCAGCTCTCACTTGGTTCTTTTGGCTACTTTCTAAGCATCCACAAGTTATGGCCAAGATCCGACATGAGATCAACACAAAGTTTGATCCTGCAGATCTAGAGAAGCTCGTGTATCTGCATGCTGCATTGTCCGAAGCAATGAGACTCTTCCCGCCGCTTCCTTTCAACCACAAGTCCCCTGCAAAGCCAGATGTGCTTCCAAGCGGGCACAAAGTTGAAGCGGATTCAAAGATCGTGATATGTATTTACGCATTGGGGAGGATGAGATCTGTGTGGGGAGAAGACGCATCAGATTTCAAACCAGAGAGATGGATTTCAGACAATGGAGTTCTAAGACAAGAACCTTCgtacaagttcatggtttttAATGCTGGTCCGAGATTTTGCTTGGGTAAACATCTGGCTCTCTTGCAGATGAAGATAGTAGCTCTGGAGATCATACAAAACTATGACTTTAAGGTCATTGAGGGTCACAAGATCGAACCAGTCCCTTCTATCGTTCTCCGTATGGAGCATGGTCTTAAAGTCACGGTCAGTAAGAAGATATGA
- the LOC104787462 gene encoding uncharacterized protein LOC104787462, translated as MREISISTISLPSWHLLILASISLHFVLGISGDSKSSSTGAKAESHTSSSTKVILILLGFGAVTGFTFFLYKLWQKKKRDEQYARLLKLFEEDDELEVELGLRD; from the exons atgagagagatctCGATTTCGACGATTTCTCTTCCATCGTGGCATCTTCTTATCTTAGCTTCGATTTCTCTCCACTTCGTTTTAG GTATATCTGGTGATTCGAAGAGTTCGAGTACTGGAGCAAAAGCTGAATCTCATACTTCTTCTAGCACAAAAGTGATACTCATACTGCTCGGGTTTGGTGCTGTAACGGGATTCACGTTTTTCCTGTACAAACTgtggcagaagaagaaaagagacgAGCAGTATGCTCGGCTGCTGAAGCTGTTCGAGGAGGACGATGAGCTCGAGGTTGAATTAGGACTCCGtgattaa